Proteins encoded within one genomic window of Lynx canadensis isolate LIC74 chromosome B4, mLynCan4.pri.v2, whole genome shotgun sequence:
- the ARF3 gene encoding ADP-ribosylation factor 3, with the protein MGNIFGNLLKSLIGKKEMRILMVGLDAAGKTTILYKLKLGEIVTTIPTIGVHVETVEYKNISFTVWDVGGQDKIRPLWRHYFQNTQGLIFVVDSNDRERVNEAGGLMRMLAEDELRDAVLLVFANKQDLPNAMNAAEITDKLGLHSLRHRNWYIQATCATSGDGLYEGLDWLANQLKNKK; encoded by the exons ATGGGTAATATCTTTGGAAACCTTCTCAAGAGCCTGATTGGGAAGAAGGAGATGCGTATCCTGATGGTGGGCCTGGATGCCGCAGGAAAGACCACCATCCTGTATAAGCTGAAACTGGGGGAGATCGTCACTACCATCCCCACCATCG GGGTTCACGTGGAAACAGTGGAGTACAAGAATATCAGCTTCACAGTTTGGGATGTGGGTGGCCAGGACAAGATTCGGCCTCTCTGGAGACACTACTTCCAGAACACCCAAG GGTTGATATTTGTGGTCGACAGCAATGATCGGGAGCGAGTAAATGAGGCCGGAGGACTGATGAGGATGCTGGCAGAGGATGAACTCCGGGATGCAGTGCTCCTTGTCTTTGCAAATAAACAG GATTTGCCTAATGCTATGAACGCTGCCGAGATCACAGACAAGTTGGGCCTGCATTCCCTGCGTCATCGCAACTGGTACATTCAGGCCACCTGTGCCACCAGTGGGGACGGGCTATATGAAGGCCTGGACTGGCTGGCCAACCAGCTCAAAAACAAGAAGTGA